In Frondihabitans sp. PAMC 28766, a genomic segment contains:
- a CDS encoding sensor histidine kinase, with product MGRAHSRKPGDPAGCRGGGGAQHLADGRARVAWLLAVVEIHGNERPNATTVAMVLVVYTAASIGNRWELIGGLVSSALGGAIASLYLASTGARFTVLLNGPAGQAIVALLTPLGVLGFAWLAGVTMRALRSRSDESQLRIQAETEAVQALDVAQAERLRTSMARDVHDIVGHSLAVIIAQADSTQFLDDVDRVREVTATIAETARRSLGEVRDVLSGTSTSRDADEPQDLAAIIAQVRVAGVTVQHDVRGKARALDPARALVLRRVAQEMLTNALRHGAPGRPIDFRETWRTNDVVLEVDNEVLEAAPVTPGAARSPWQVRQVRQVGQVRQARLVRQVRLAR from the coding sequence GTGGGGCGTGCACACTCCCGGAAGCCTGGCGATCCTGCTGGCTGCCGTGGCGGTGGCGGTGCGCAGCATCTCGCCGACGGCCGGGCTCGGGTGGCGTGGCTGCTCGCCGTCGTCGAGATCCATGGCAACGAGCGGCCGAACGCGACGACGGTGGCGATGGTGCTCGTCGTCTACACCGCAGCGAGCATCGGCAACCGGTGGGAGCTCATCGGCGGGCTCGTGTCGAGCGCCCTGGGCGGCGCGATCGCGTCGCTCTACCTCGCCAGCACCGGTGCGCGCTTCACGGTGCTGCTGAACGGCCCCGCGGGGCAGGCGATCGTGGCACTGCTCACGCCCCTCGGCGTGCTCGGCTTCGCCTGGTTGGCGGGCGTGACGATGCGGGCCCTCCGGAGTCGGAGCGACGAGTCGCAACTGCGGATCCAGGCCGAGACCGAGGCCGTGCAGGCGCTCGACGTGGCGCAGGCCGAGCGCCTCCGCACCAGCATGGCGCGCGACGTGCACGACATCGTCGGTCACTCGCTCGCCGTCATCATCGCCCAGGCGGACTCCACCCAGTTCTTGGACGACGTCGACCGCGTGCGCGAGGTCACGGCCACCATCGCCGAGACGGCCAGGCGGTCGCTCGGCGAGGTGCGCGACGTGCTGAGCGGCACGTCGACCTCGCGAGACGCCGACGAGCCGCAAGATCTGGCGGCGATCATCGCCCAGGTGCGCGTCGCCGGGGTCACGGTGCAGCACGACGTGCGGGGCAAGGCCCGCGCCCTCGATCCGGCGCGAGCGCTGGTGCTGCGTCGCGTGGCGCAGGAGATGCTGACGAACGCCCTCCGCCACGGCGCCCCGGGCAGGCCCATCGACTTCCGCGAGACCTGGCGGACGAACGACGTCGTGCTCGAGGTCGACAACGAGGTGCTCGAGGCCGCGCCGGTCACGCCGGGCGCGGCACGGTCGCCGTGGCAGGTGCGTCAGGTGCGTCAGGTGGGTCAGGTGCGCCAGGCGCGTCTGGTGCGTCAGGTGCGTCTGGCGCGTTGA
- a CDS encoding VOC family protein — protein sequence MSITTTTHLNFRGNAREALGFYQHVFGGELVVVTFGDAHSAQDASEADQVMWGQVESAEGFRVMAFDVPSARPYDAGVDAVFVSVRGDDADELTAIWSRLTESATIRQDLGPAPWSALYGMLTDRFGVTWVVDANPAA from the coding sequence ATGAGCATCACCACCACGACCCACCTGAACTTCCGCGGCAACGCCCGCGAGGCGCTCGGCTTCTACCAGCACGTCTTCGGCGGCGAGCTCGTCGTCGTCACGTTCGGCGACGCCCACTCGGCGCAGGATGCCAGCGAGGCCGACCAGGTCATGTGGGGCCAGGTCGAATCCGCCGAGGGCTTTCGCGTGATGGCGTTCGACGTGCCGAGCGCGCGCCCCTACGACGCGGGCGTCGACGCCGTGTTCGTCTCCGTCCGCGGCGACGACGCCGACGAGCTCACCGCGATCTGGTCGCGCCTCACCGAGAGTGCCACGATCCGCCAGGATCTCGGGCCCGCCCCGTGGTCTGCTCTCTACGGCATGCTGACCGACCGCTTCGGCGTCACATGGGTGGTCGACGCGAACCCCGCGGCCTGA
- a CDS encoding YafY family protein, with product MTTSTRMLQLLSLLQARRDWPGQLLAERLYVSERTVRRDVDRLRELGYRVHAVKGPDGGYRLEAGSELPPLLFDDEQAIVLAVALQTVRLSGIAIEEAAARALTTVRQVMPSRLRHRVDALQVTTVQDAGNPSPEGISPDTLATLGAAVQRSEVVRFDYADDLRRVEPHHVVARGGRWYLVAFDLDRAGWRTFSVDRISLRTPNGPRFERREVPGGDVGAYLTGRFRGETEAGVSGEWGSWPCRGVVILHRPAAAIAPYRRDETVEDLGGGRCRVTLGSYSWEALAAEVARLGGDFEVESPAELGEACGVLAARFDRAAG from the coding sequence ATGACCACTTCGACCCGGATGCTGCAGCTGCTCTCACTCTTGCAGGCGCGACGCGACTGGCCGGGGCAGCTGCTGGCCGAACGCCTCTACGTCAGCGAGCGCACGGTGCGACGCGACGTCGATCGCCTGCGCGAGCTGGGCTACCGCGTCCACGCGGTCAAGGGACCCGACGGGGGCTACCGGCTCGAAGCCGGGTCGGAGCTGCCGCCGCTGCTGTTCGACGACGAGCAGGCGATCGTTCTCGCCGTCGCGCTGCAGACCGTCCGGCTGAGCGGCATCGCGATCGAGGAGGCCGCCGCGCGAGCGCTCACCACCGTGCGGCAGGTGATGCCGTCGCGCCTCCGGCATCGCGTCGACGCTCTGCAGGTGACGACGGTGCAGGATGCCGGGAACCCCAGCCCCGAAGGCATCTCACCCGACACTCTGGCCACCCTCGGCGCCGCCGTCCAGCGGAGCGAGGTCGTGCGGTTCGACTACGCCGACGACCTCCGCCGCGTTGAGCCGCACCATGTCGTGGCACGCGGCGGTCGCTGGTACCTCGTCGCGTTCGACCTCGATCGAGCCGGCTGGCGCACCTTCAGCGTCGACCGGATCTCGCTACGGACACCGAACGGCCCACGCTTCGAGCGACGCGAGGTGCCGGGCGGGGACGTGGGGGCGTATCTCACGGGGCGGTTCCGCGGGGAGACCGAGGCCGGCGTCTCGGGAGAGTGGGGCTCGTGGCCGTGCCGCGGCGTCGTGATCCTGCATCGCCCTGCCGCTGCGATCGCACCGTATCGGCGCGACGAGACCGTCGAGGATCTCGGGGGCGGGCGATGTCGCGTGACGCTCGGGTCGTATTCGTGGGAGGCGCTCGCCGCCGAGGTCGCGCGGCTCGGAGGGGACTTCGAGGTCGAGTCGCCGGCAGAGCTCGGAGAAGCGTGCGGCGTGCTGGCAGCGCGGTTCGATCGGGCTGCGGGGTGA
- a CDS encoding oxidoreductase: protein MSTWLITGCSTGLGRHLAAAVLAAGHSAVVTARNVDAVADLQSQFPDSALAVALDVTDDSQVAAAVQAGIDRFGAIDVLVNNAGYGYRAAVEEGEVDAVQQLFDTHLFGSVATIKAVLPGMRARRSGSIVNVSSIGARISPPGSGYYSAVKAALEALSGSLAKEVEPLGIHVTVVEPGGFRTDFAGRSLTQSAEPIADYAETAGPRRIENDTVHGTQPGDPDKAATAIIGAVEAEKPPFMLILGDDALGGFRQGLQGLLDEADAWADVSRSTGF from the coding sequence ATGTCCACCTGGCTCATCACTGGCTGCTCGACAGGGCTCGGCCGCCACCTGGCCGCCGCCGTCCTCGCCGCTGGCCACAGCGCCGTCGTCACCGCTCGCAATGTCGACGCCGTCGCCGATCTGCAGTCGCAGTTCCCCGACTCGGCTCTCGCCGTCGCCCTCGACGTGACCGACGACTCTCAGGTCGCGGCCGCCGTCCAGGCCGGAATCGACCGCTTCGGCGCGATCGACGTGCTCGTCAACAATGCGGGCTACGGCTATCGCGCGGCCGTCGAGGAGGGCGAGGTCGACGCCGTGCAGCAGCTGTTCGACACGCACCTGTTCGGCTCGGTCGCCACCATCAAGGCCGTGCTGCCGGGAATGCGCGCGCGGCGCAGCGGCTCCATCGTCAACGTCTCGTCGATCGGCGCGCGGATCTCGCCTCCCGGCTCGGGCTACTACTCGGCCGTGAAGGCGGCTCTGGAGGCGCTGTCGGGCTCGTTGGCCAAAGAGGTCGAGCCCCTCGGCATCCACGTGACCGTCGTCGAGCCGGGCGGCTTCCGCACCGACTTCGCCGGCCGCTCGCTGACGCAGTCGGCCGAGCCGATCGCCGACTACGCCGAGACTGCGGGCCCGCGCCGCATCGAGAACGACACCGTGCACGGCACGCAGCCCGGCGACCCCGACAAGGCCGCCACCGCCATCATCGGCGCAGTCGAAGCCGAGAAGCCGCCGTTCATGCTGATCCTCGGCGACGACGCACTCGGCGGATTCCGTCAGGGGCTGCAGGGGCTGCTCGACGAGGCCGACGCCTGGGCCGACGTCTCGCGCAGCACCGGCTTCTAG